In one Ignavibacteriales bacterium genomic region, the following are encoded:
- a CDS encoding peptidase, with protein sequence MKTIIYFLSVVLILTTIKTSGQEKMDTKTLKKMISQYVETKIKYDHKLLNEREKLVVKKLYQASEVIDEIFLDQVYAKNEELKNELQKQSNELAFLTLKYFNINCGPFDRLNHDDPFYGGKEKPLGANFYPDDMTKEEFENWIKNNPSDKNSFTSEFSIIRRTDHKLIAIPYSKYYGDKLTKAAKFLREAAGYSDNESLKKYLLTRALAFETNDYYESDMAWMDLKDSKIEVVIGPYEVYEDGLFNYKASFESFLTIKDPGESKKLEKFGQYLTEMEKNLPYDDKYKNFDRGSESPIVVVNEIYTAGDAKRGVQTLAFNLPNDERVRSAKGSKKVMIKNVHEAKFEKLLKPIAQIVMDKSQLPYVTFDGFFNHTLMHEMSHGLGPGYITVNGLKSEVKIELKETYSKIEECKADILGMYNNNFLVDKGVYPKKSEKQIWATFLAGIFRSVRFGINEAHGAGSAIIYNFLLEKGGYVYDAKTQKVKVDFAKVHSALKELAKIILTIQATGDYNGAKQLIEKYAVDSPSMVTLRNKLVKLPVDIKPVFQIEKEVKD encoded by the coding sequence ATGAAAACTATTATTTATTTTCTATCAGTTGTTCTAATATTAACAACAATTAAAACAAGCGGGCAGGAGAAGATGGATACCAAAACATTAAAAAAGATGATTTCTCAATACGTCGAAACTAAAATTAAATATGATCATAAGTTGCTTAATGAAAGAGAAAAATTAGTAGTTAAGAAACTATACCAGGCATCAGAAGTTATTGATGAAATTTTTCTTGATCAGGTTTATGCAAAAAATGAAGAGCTTAAAAACGAATTGCAAAAGCAATCTAACGAACTTGCTTTTCTTACTTTAAAATATTTTAATATAAACTGCGGTCCATTTGACCGGTTAAACCATGACGATCCATTTTATGGAGGGAAAGAAAAACCTCTTGGTGCAAATTTTTATCCTGATGATATGACAAAGGAAGAATTTGAAAACTGGATAAAGAATAATCCTTCTGATAAAAACAGCTTTACTTCTGAATTCTCCATAATTCGCAGAACAGATCATAAATTGATTGCTATCCCATATTCAAAATATTATGGAGATAAGCTAACCAAAGCCGCAAAGTTTTTAAGAGAAGCCGCTGGTTATAGTGATAACGAATCCCTTAAAAAATATTTATTAACACGTGCCCTGGCATTTGAAACTAATGATTATTACGAAAGCGACATGGCTTGGATGGATTTGAAAGACAGCAAAATTGAAGTAGTAATTGGACCTTACGAAGTTTACGAAGATGGATTGTTTAATTATAAAGCATCATTTGAATCATTTCTTACAATCAAAGATCCTGGTGAAAGTAAAAAACTTGAGAAGTTTGGACAGTACCTAACTGAGATGGAAAAAAATCTTCCATACGATGATAAGTATAAGAATTTTGATCGCGGTTCAGAATCTCCAATAGTGGTGGTAAACGAAATTTATACAGCGGGTGATGCAAAGCGCGGCGTTCAAACTCTTGCGTTCAATCTTCCAAACGATGAAAGAGTGCGCTCTGCAAAAGGTTCCAAGAAGGTAATGATTAAAAATGTTCACGAAGCAAAGTTTGAAAAACTTCTTAAACCAATCGCTCAGATTGTAATGGATAAAAGCCAATTACCTTATGTTACATTTGATGGATTCTTTAATCATACTTTAATGCACGAAATGTCTCATGGCTTAGGTCCCGGCTATATAACAGTGAATGGATTAAAGTCAGAAGTTAAAATTGAATTAAAGGAAACTTATTCCAAAATTGAAGAATGTAAAGCGGACATACTTGGAATGTATAACAATAACTTCTTAGTCGATAAAGGTGTTTATCCAAAAAAATCTGAAAAGCAAATTTGGGCAACATTCTTAGCTGGTATTTTCCGCTCAGTTCGATTTGGAATAAATGAAGCACACGGCGCAGGCAGTGCAATCATTTATAACTTCCTGTTGGAAAAAGGTGGATATGTTTACGATGCTAAAACTCAAAAAGTTAAAGTTGATTTCGCAAAAGTGCATTCAGCTTTAAAAGAATTAGCAAAAATAATTTTAACAATTCAGGCAACTGGCGATTACAACGGCGCTAAACAATTAATTGAAAAATATGCTGTGGATTCTCCATCGATGGTTACGTTACGTAATAAACTTGTTAAACTTCCGGTAGACATTAAACCAGTTTTTCAAATAGAAAAGGAAGTAAAAGATTAA
- a CDS encoding radical SAM protein: MTFIPSYIKLYKSGELQNQVAEADRILEFCNSCPHDCQAERLNNNFGICLSGSLPIVSSYTAHHGEEPGLSGTKGAGNIFFGNCNLQCIYCQNFEISQNWRQEDSYEVSLEKLAEIMIELQDKHCHNIGLVSPTHFAPQILKSILLAVEKGLSLPIIYNSNGYDSVEMLKLFKDVIDIYLPDLKYGNNENGKSYSNAENYFDFAKLAIKEMYNQVGDELIYENGVVVKGLIIRHLVLPNDLSDSENVFKFIAEELNPNVHISLMSQYFPTNNAHKEILLDRTLRISEYEKALSLMEKYGLKNGWVQELESTNFYRPEFKTDRTKPFN, from the coding sequence ATGACTTTTATTCCTTCTTATATAAAACTTTATAAGTCAGGTGAATTACAGAATCAGGTTGCCGAAGCCGACAGAATTTTAGAATTCTGCAACAGCTGCCCACATGATTGCCAAGCCGAACGATTAAATAATAACTTTGGAATTTGTTTAAGCGGTTCTTTGCCAATTGTTTCATCTTATACTGCACACCACGGGGAAGAGCCAGGATTATCAGGAACCAAAGGTGCCGGAAATATTTTCTTTGGCAACTGTAACCTACAATGTATTTATTGTCAGAACTTTGAAATAAGTCAGAACTGGCGGCAAGAGGATAGTTATGAAGTGAGTTTGGAAAAGTTAGCTGAAATAATGATTGAACTGCAAGACAAACATTGCCATAACATTGGATTAGTTTCTCCAACGCATTTTGCACCGCAAATATTAAAATCAATTTTGCTTGCTGTAGAAAAGGGATTATCCCTGCCAATAATTTATAATTCCAATGGATATGATTCTGTTGAAATGCTTAAACTTTTTAAAGATGTAATAGATATTTATCTGCCCGATCTAAAATATGGAAATAATGAAAATGGTAAATCATATTCCAACGCAGAAAATTATTTTGATTTTGCAAAACTTGCTATAAAGGAAATGTATAACCAGGTTGGGGATGAACTAATTTATGAAAATGGTGTAGTGGTTAAAGGATTAATAATTAGGCATCTTGTTCTGCCAAACGATCTTTCCGATTCAGAAAATGTCTTCAAATTTATTGCTGAAGAATTAAACCCGAACGTTCACATTTCTCTTATGTCCCAATATTTTCCAACCAACAATGCTCATAAGGAAATTTTGCTGGATAGGACACTTAGGATTTCTGAATACGAAAAAGCGTTAAGTTTGATGGAAAAATATGGATTAAAAAATGGCTGGGTACAAGAATTAGAAAGCACCAATTTTTATCGCCCCGAATTTAAGACTGACCGCACAAAACCGTTTAATTAA
- a CDS encoding N-acetylmuramoyl-L-alanine amidase, whose amino-acid sequence MKKLFLLTLVFTINITLIFAQDFTGIKICINPGHGGHDSNDRFIAATGFWESDGNLAKGLYLRDILKNYGANIVMTRTTNTTSDDLALSEIVAIANQNNVDWMHAVHSNAFDAKSNYTLLLFQGRNAAPTYPDCLPMANTMVDEIYKANRTTQKMIAGDFDFYGTGQAYLGVFKGLHMPGTLSEGSFHDYVPESWRLRNAEYKKNEAWAIARSFVSFWKLTPFTHGVAAGLVRDNSLKVDYYYNPNARDGNESRKPLNKIKVTLQPGNKVYNGDEFNNGFYMFDSLAPGTYKLYFEADRYYLDSATVNVVANKTVFADEYLIYDTTAAPTLLSHTPEDLATNVKTVNPIIINFNKEMNQESTKNAFSISPNVVGAFALGDENKTLIFTPKVPLEKSTKYTVTISASAKSIWNVPLENSESFSFTTNDRNRVHLVNSYPRENQYDISNYVLFKLTFDAPITASLGNFKLFDLNNNEESLTNFRLSTENGLGVAYFESKNGLGIFTNYKLMMDGSIKDNEGYPLVDTIWLQFQTLHEKYISGAVVDSFETIGKWKNASRGAESTGIDTIASTFKITYSKYFRGKNSARLAYSFKNENDGICQYFNSDKFNIGSSSSSEFGMWVYGDLSNNILEYWFDSNGIGSSKIFVDTINWSGWKLKRISTSNIPVTGDKFFHSIVVKQSATGTKTSIIYVDDAQYNIVVPVEENKKESAPKRFVLQQNYPNPFNPSTIIEYSIPGVGAGSTSKVLLKIYDVLGNEVATLVNEDKSAGNYRVEFNSENLSSGIYFYKLQSNQNIEIRKMILVR is encoded by the coding sequence ATGAAAAAATTATTTTTACTGACTTTAGTATTTACTATAAATATTACTTTAATTTTTGCGCAAGATTTTACCGGAATAAAAATTTGCATTAATCCAGGGCATGGTGGTCACGATTCCAATGATAGATTTATTGCAGCAACTGGTTTTTGGGAGTCTGATGGCAATTTAGCCAAAGGATTGTATCTTCGTGATATTCTGAAAAACTACGGTGCTAATATAGTAATGACCAGAACAACCAACACAACAAGTGATGATCTTGCTCTATCTGAAATTGTAGCTATTGCAAATCAAAATAATGTTGATTGGATGCACGCCGTTCATAGTAATGCATTTGATGCAAAATCAAATTATACTCTTTTGCTTTTCCAGGGAAGAAATGCGGCTCCAACTTATCCTGATTGCCTACCAATGGCTAACACAATGGTTGATGAAATTTACAAGGCGAACAGAACGACCCAAAAAATGATTGCCGGTGATTTTGATTTTTATGGAACTGGGCAGGCATATTTAGGCGTCTTCAAAGGGCTTCATATGCCTGGAACATTATCCGAAGGTTCATTCCATGATTATGTACCAGAATCCTGGCGTTTAAGAAACGCTGAATATAAAAAGAATGAAGCCTGGGCAATTGCACGTTCATTTGTTTCTTTTTGGAAATTGACTCCATTTACTCATGGCGTTGCTGCTGGTTTGGTTAGGGATAATTCCCTGAAAGTTGATTATTATTACAACCCCAACGCACGAGATGGAAATGAATCAAGGAAACCTTTGAATAAGATAAAAGTAACACTTCAACCCGGGAATAAAGTTTACAATGGTGATGAGTTTAATAATGGATTCTACATGTTCGATAGTCTTGCTCCTGGAACTTACAAATTATATTTTGAAGCCGACCGGTATTATTTGGACTCGGCTACAGTAAATGTAGTAGCCAATAAGACAGTATTTGCAGATGAATATTTGATATATGATACAACCGCTGCTCCAACGTTGCTTTCCCATACCCCGGAAGATTTAGCGACAAATGTAAAAACTGTTAATCCAATTATTATTAATTTTAATAAAGAAATGAATCAAGAATCAACTAAAAATGCTTTTTCTATTAGTCCAAATGTTGTTGGTGCTTTTGCTTTAGGTGATGAAAATAAAACTTTAATCTTTACTCCAAAAGTTCCACTTGAAAAATCAACTAAATATACTGTTACAATTTCTGCTTCAGCAAAAAGCATTTGGAATGTGCCACTTGAGAATAGCGAATCTTTTAGCTTTACAACAAATGACCGCAACCGGGTTCATTTAGTGAATTCATACCCAAGAGAAAATCAGTATGATATAAGCAATTATGTTCTTTTCAAGTTGACTTTTGATGCACCGATTACGGCTTCGCTAGGTAACTTTAAATTATTTGATTTGAATAACAATGAAGAATCATTGACTAATTTCCGTCTTTCCACTGAAAATGGGTTGGGTGTTGCTTACTTTGAATCTAAAAATGGTTTGGGAATTTTTACAAACTATAAATTAATGATGGATGGTTCAATAAAAGATAACGAAGGTTATCCTTTAGTTGATACCATTTGGCTTCAATTCCAAACTCTTCACGAAAAATATATTTCTGGTGCTGTTGTAGATAGTTTTGAAACAATTGGTAAATGGAAGAATGCAAGTAGAGGTGCAGAATCAACAGGAATTGATACAATTGCTTCTACATTTAAAATTACTTACAGCAAATATTTCCGTGGAAAAAATTCTGCACGACTCGCATATTCATTTAAAAACGAAAACGATGGGATTTGCCAGTATTTTAATTCTGATAAGTTTAATATTGGAAGCAGTTCTTCTTCTGAATTTGGAATGTGGGTTTATGGGGATTTAAGTAATAATATTCTTGAATACTGGTTTGATAGTAACGGAATTGGAAGTTCTAAAATATTTGTTGATACAATAAATTGGTCTGGTTGGAAACTTAAAAGAATTTCAACTTCCAACATTCCAGTAACTGGCGATAAATTTTTCCACAGTATAGTTGTAAAGCAATCAGCAACTGGAACTAAAACTTCTATCATTTATGTAGATGATGCTCAGTATAATATTGTAGTTCCTGTTGAAGAAAATAAAAAAGAAAGCGCTCCTAAAAGATTTGTGCTTCAGCAAAATTATCCAAATCCTTTTAATCCTTCAACAATTATAGAGTATTCCATTCCGGGTGTGGGGGCAGGATCAACATCAAAGGTACTCTTAAAAATTTATGATGTTCTTGGTAACGAAGTAGCAACACTTGTTAACGAAGATAAATCTGCAGGTAACTATCGTGTTGAATTTAATTCGGAAAACTTATCAAGTGGAATTTATTTTTATAAATTGCAGAGCAATCAAAATATTGAAATTAGAAAAATGATTTTGGTGAGGTAA
- a CDS encoding YitT family protein: MTAKLLRKHFLVDYFFISIGAATMALGIGVFLVDAQVVPGGVSGLSMAFYYLSNKTIPVGLLIWVLNVPLFLWGLKELGKKFGIRTFYGFTLNAFFIDFFRGSIPGFHYIRLQESQTIRDLQQNDFLFLILIGSVLIGIGLGIIFKFKGTTAGSDIVASIMQKKYGFKPGQAIMFIDFFVIAVAGLIIEVKHLSPNRPAMSLTLYAFFLLFVSSKLVDIIIDGFDYARMAYIISDKYEEIAKVIMNELSRGATGLKAHGLYKNMEREILVTVVTLREVGQLTELIKEIDPEAFVIIGNVHEVLGEGFRRRI; this comes from the coding sequence ATGACCGCAAAACTACTGCGTAAACATTTCCTGGTTGATTATTTTTTTATTTCAATTGGCGCAGCAACTATGGCATTGGGTATTGGGGTGTTCCTGGTTGATGCGCAGGTTGTCCCAGGGGGAGTAAGTGGTCTATCAATGGCTTTTTATTATTTAAGCAATAAAACTATTCCAGTTGGATTGCTCATTTGGGTTTTAAATGTTCCATTATTCCTTTGGGGATTGAAAGAGCTTGGCAAAAAATTTGGAATCCGAACATTTTATGGATTTACACTTAATGCTTTTTTCATAGATTTCTTTCGTGGTTCAATTCCTGGATTCCACTATATCAGGTTGCAGGAAAGCCAAACAATCCGGGATCTACAGCAAAATGATTTTCTTTTTTTAATTCTTATTGGATCTGTTCTCATCGGAATTGGTCTGGGAATAATTTTTAAGTTCAAAGGAACAACCGCTGGTTCTGATATTGTTGCATCCATAATGCAAAAAAAATATGGATTCAAGCCAGGTCAGGCAATAATGTTCATTGATTTTTTTGTTATTGCAGTGGCTGGATTAATAATTGAAGTAAAACATTTATCACCAAATAGACCTGCAATGTCTTTAACATTATATGCTTTCTTTTTGCTGTTTGTATCCAGCAAGCTTGTGGATATAATTATTGATGGTTTTGATTATGCAAGGATGGCTTACATAATTTCTGATAAATATGAAGAAATTGCTAAGGTAATTATGAATGAGCTTAGCCGCGGTGCAACGGGATTAAAAGCACATGGATTGTATAAAAATATGGAAAGAGAAATTTTAGTTACAGTTGTTACATTACGGGAAGTTGGGCAACTAACAGAGCTGATAAAGGAAATTGATCCAGAGGCTTTTGTTATCATTGGAAATGTACACGAGGTATTAGGAGAAGGTTTTAGAAGACGAATTTGA